A portion of the Mycoplasma sp. (ex Biomphalaria glabrata) genome contains these proteins:
- the miaB gene encoding tRNA (N6-isopentenyl adenosine(37)-C2)-methylthiotransferase MiaB, with the protein MKLEINFPNNILGIGNGKKYFIRTYGCQSNVRDSETIAGILEKMGYTSTDTPFDADIILLNTCAIRENAEKKVFGELGHLKKIKYEKPNTIFAVCGCMPQEKVVVEKIKKTFKHVDLIFGTHNIHELPHLLEGVFFDKESAVSVWDKAKGIVEDLPSTRTSNIKAFVNIMFGCNNYCTYCIVPTTRGKQRSREIDDIKREVVDLLNAGYKDITLLGQNVNSWGIDIYKENKFAYLLDEIAKLNVPRLRFTTSNPWDFSLDIIEICKKHKNIMPYFHLPVQSGDNEILYYMNRNHTVEEYKKLFTTIKEAIPNAAFSTDIIVGFPNETDEQFQNTMKLYDFCKYDNAYTFIYSKREGTHAANILDSTPQSEKEDRLVALNNKVRRYAKENNQKLLGEIVEVLVEGPSKKDSNIMSGTTIHNKIVNFVGDENLVGTFVNVKIKAAKMFTFDGELVN; encoded by the coding sequence ATGAAATTAGAGATCAATTTCCCTAATAATATATTAGGTATTGGAAATGGTAAAAAGTATTTCATTCGTACATACGGATGTCAATCTAATGTTCGCGATTCTGAAACAATTGCAGGAATACTTGAGAAAATGGGGTATACATCGACAGATACCCCATTTGATGCTGACATAATTTTATTAAATACATGTGCAATTCGCGAAAACGCTGAAAAAAAAGTATTTGGTGAATTGGGACATCTAAAGAAAATTAAATACGAAAAACCAAATACTATATTTGCTGTTTGTGGTTGTATGCCACAAGAAAAAGTTGTAGTAGAAAAAATCAAAAAGACATTTAAACATGTTGATTTAATATTTGGAACACACAATATTCATGAATTACCTCATTTATTGGAAGGAGTTTTCTTTGATAAGGAATCAGCTGTTTCTGTGTGAGACAAAGCCAAAGGAATTGTGGAAGATTTACCTTCTACAAGAACTTCTAATATTAAAGCCTTTGTGAATATAATGTTTGGATGTAATAATTACTGTACTTATTGTATTGTTCCAACAACTCGTGGGAAACAACGCAGTAGAGAAATTGATGATATTAAAAGAGAAGTTGTTGATTTATTAAATGCCGGATATAAGGATATTACACTATTAGGACAAAATGTAAATTCATGAGGGATAGATATTTATAAAGAAAATAAATTTGCTTATCTCTTGGATGAGATAGCAAAATTAAATGTTCCTAGACTACGTTTTACTACCTCTAATCCATGAGATTTTTCACTAGATATTATAGAAATATGTAAAAAGCATAAAAATATCATGCCATATTTTCATTTACCTGTTCAGTCTGGCGATAACGAAATCCTTTATTATATGAATAGAAATCATACAGTTGAAGAATATAAAAAATTATTTACAACTATTAAAGAAGCTATCCCTAATGCAGCGTTTTCCACAGATATTATTGTTGGATTTCCAAATGAAACCGATGAACAATTTCAAAATACTATGAAATTATATGATTTTTGCAAATATGATAATGCTTATACATTTATTTATTCGAAACGCGAAGGAACGCATGCAGCTAACATTTTAGATTCAACTCCTCAAAGTGAAAAAGAAGATCGTTTGGTTGCTTTAAATAATAAAGTTAGACGATATGCTAAAGAAAATAATCAAAAACTACTTGGTGAGATAGTGGAAGTTTTAGTTGAAGGTCCTTCTAAAAAAGATTCAAATATTATGTCTGGAACAACAATTCACAATAAAATTGTCAATTTTGTAGGTGACGAAAACCTAGTTGGAACATTTGTGAATGTTAAAATTAAAGCAGCAAAAATGTTTACATTTGATGGAGAATTAGTTAATTAA
- the miaA gene encoding tRNA (adenosine(37)-N6)-dimethylallyltransferase MiaA, with protein MVNNHKPIIVILGPTASAKTRFARFLSEKISAEVVNCDLYQMYKDIKIATNKTDTTTFTNAKCHLFDFLNGNDDYSIRNFQEDGRKIINEILNNNKTPILVGGSVLYIMSLLQDYQFTNKRENFDKYLNMSKQERWDLLNKLDPIEAIKLHPNNERRVLRALEIFEKEKMSKTEFNSRQSKEMFFKNILFITLNPNRDELIQVINNRVVEQFNNGLKEEAIYILSKYIDSQVTSAIGIKEWKLGLNDSETIKLIQKHTRNYAKHQLTFIRKISNNNYFELDFNNIENTFKNIYEKCIKKYCC; from the coding sequence ATGGTTAATAATCATAAACCTATTATTGTAATTTTAGGCCCAACCGCTAGTGCAAAAACACGTTTTGCTCGCTTTTTGAGTGAAAAAATTTCAGCAGAAGTTGTTAATTGTGACTTATATCAAATGTACAAAGACATAAAAATTGCAACTAATAAAACTGACACTACTACATTTACTAACGCAAAATGTCATCTTTTTGACTTTTTAAACGGAAATGACGATTATAGTATTCGTAATTTTCAAGAAGATGGTAGAAAAATTATTAATGAAATTTTAAATAACAACAAAACACCAATCTTAGTCGGTGGAAGTGTTTTATATATTATGAGTCTATTGCAAGACTATCAATTTACTAATAAACGTGAGAATTTTGATAAGTATCTTAATATGTCAAAACAAGAACGATGAGATCTACTAAATAAATTAGATCCAATAGAGGCAATAAAATTACATCCAAATAATGAACGAAGAGTTTTGCGAGCTCTAGAAATTTTTGAAAAGGAAAAAATGTCAAAAACTGAATTTAATTCTCGTCAATCGAAAGAAATGTTTTTTAAAAATATTTTATTTATTACTTTGAATCCAAATCGCGATGAATTAATTCAAGTGATAAATAATCGTGTTGTTGAGCAATTCAATAATGGTTTAAAAGAAGAAGCTATATATATATTAAGTAAATATATTGATTCACAAGTTACATCTGCAATTGGCATAAAAGAGTGAAAATTAGGGTTAAATGACTCAGAAACAATAAAATTAATCCAAAAACATACACGTAATTATGCTAAACATCAGTTAACGTTTATTCGTAAAATTTCTAATAATAATTACTTTGAGTTGGATTTCAATAATATCGAAAATACATTTAAGAACATTTATGAAAAATGTATTAAAAAATATTGTTGCTAG